The following are encoded in a window of Methanobacterium formicicum genomic DNA:
- a CDS encoding Gfo/Idh/MocA family oxidoreductase yields the protein MKNIAIIGSGYWGKNLVRNFFELDALKTICDLDEVTLKEFQDKYSGIHVTTSFQEVLDDEKIKGVVIATPAILHYKMAKKALECGKDVFVEKPLSLDLSDAKDLIEISEKKGNILMVGHILHYHPAVVKLKELVQKGYLGKIQYIYSNRLNLGKFRTEENILWSFAPHDVSVILMLLNEMPKHISSHAGTYLNKDVADVTLTTMEFSSGVKSHIFVSWLHPYKEQRLVVVGSERMAVFNDMVDDKLLIYPHEIEWVDRVPVPVLKDPEPVPIGSEEPLKEECKHFLNCIKTREKPKTDGKEGYNVLQVLQSSQKSLENNAENVSLDTKDYFVHESSFIDDSCEIGHGTKIWHFSHVLTGSKTGKNCNIGQNVMIGPDVTIGNNVKVQNNVSIYKGVEIEDDVFLGPSMVFSNVINPRSFISRKDEFKETIVKKGATIGANATIVCGNNIGKYALVGAGAVVTTAVPDYAIMVGNPAKISNWICECGLKLKFEDDNIAECSCQKKYRKEDNKVVKL from the coding sequence ATGAAAAACATTGCTATTATTGGAAGTGGTTACTGGGGCAAGAATTTAGTTAGAAATTTTTTTGAATTGGATGCCCTCAAGACTATCTGTGATTTAGATGAAGTTACTTTAAAAGAATTTCAAGATAAATATTCAGGTATACATGTCACAACTTCTTTTCAGGAAGTTTTAGACGATGAAAAGATTAAAGGTGTTGTCATTGCAACACCGGCTATTTTACACTATAAAATGGCTAAAAAGGCATTGGAATGTGGAAAAGATGTTTTTGTAGAAAAGCCATTATCCTTAGACTTATCAGATGCCAAAGATCTCATAGAAATATCTGAAAAAAAAGGCAATATACTAATGGTTGGGCATATTTTACATTATCACCCAGCAGTGGTAAAACTTAAAGAATTAGTACAAAAGGGTTACCTTGGAAAAATTCAGTACATTTATTCTAACCGATTGAATTTGGGTAAGTTTAGAACAGAAGAAAATATCCTCTGGAGTTTTGCGCCTCATGATGTTTCTGTCATTTTAATGTTACTGAATGAAATGCCTAAACATATCTCTTCACACGCCGGGACTTACCTAAATAAAGATGTAGCTGATGTTACTCTTACAACTATGGAATTTTCAAGTGGAGTTAAATCACATATCTTTGTTAGTTGGCTCCATCCTTACAAAGAACAAAGATTAGTAGTTGTGGGAAGTGAACGTATGGCTGTCTTCAACGATATGGTTGATGATAAACTTCTAATTTATCCACACGAAATAGAATGGGTGGATAGAGTGCCGGTTCCAGTTTTAAAAGATCCTGAACCAGTGCCAATTGGATCAGAAGAACCACTAAAAGAAGAATGTAAACATTTTCTTAACTGTATAAAAACGCGGGAAAAACCAAAAACTGATGGAAAAGAGGGGTATAATGTCCTTCAAGTACTCCAATCATCCCAAAAATCATTGGAAAATAATGCAGAAAATGTTTCATTGGATACTAAAGATTACTTTGTTCATGAAAGTTCATTTATTGATGATTCCTGTGAAATCGGGCATGGAACTAAAATTTGGCACTTTTCACATGTTTTAACTGGTTCTAAAACTGGTAAAAACTGTAATATAGGTCAAAATGTTATGATAGGACCTGATGTTACTATTGGAAATAATGTTAAAGTGCAAAACAATGTTTCAATTTATAAAGGAGTGGAAATTGAAGACGACGTATTTTTAGGACCTTCTATGGTATTCAGTAATGTAATTAATCCCCGAAGTTTCATTTCTCGTAAAGATGAATTTAAAGAGACGATAGTGAAAAAAGGTGCAACTATCGGTGCTAATGCTACCATTGTATGCGGTAACAATATAGGCAAATATGCTTTAGTTGGTGCTGGTGCTGTGGTAACCACTGCTGTTCCAGATTATGCTATTATGGTAGGAAATCCCGCGAAAATATCAAATTGGATATGTGAATGTGGATTAAAACTCAAATTTGAAGATGATAATATTGCAGAATGCAGTTGCCAGAAAAAATATAGAAAAGAAGATAATAAGGTTGTAAAGCTATGA
- the wecB gene encoding non-hydrolyzing UDP-N-acetylglucosamine 2-epimerase, which translates to MKIITVLGARPQFIKAALLSKELRKKNEEILIHTGQHYDKEMSDVFFEEMDIPKPDYNLGIGSDTHAIQTAKIMIALEKLFVSEKPNLVLVYGDTNSTLAAALTASKLKLPLAHVEAGPRMFDKTVPEEINRVITDHISTLLFAPTTISMDNLHKEGLNEGVYRTGDVMLDNFLYFSKIAEKRLNIMENLNLSKNDYILSTVHRARNTDDADNLKNICKAFLELSKEYKIVFPVHPRTVKYLNKYGLYNKLKNANNIMLIEPVSYLEMLILTKNAYKIITDSGGLQKEAYFAKIPCITLDDSTGWPETIQEGQNILVAQKNETINYKYVVDITESFKSKSMHKNTFGDGKSKDKIVGLVNNLL; encoded by the coding sequence ATGAAGATTATTACAGTTTTAGGTGCGAGACCTCAATTTATTAAAGCTGCTTTGCTATCAAAAGAGCTTAGAAAAAAAAATGAAGAAATTCTTATCCATACGGGACAACACTATGATAAAGAAATGTCAGATGTATTTTTTGAAGAAATGGATATTCCTAAGCCTGATTACAATTTAGGAATTGGTTCTGATACTCATGCCATTCAAACTGCTAAAATAATGATAGCTTTAGAAAAATTATTCGTTTCCGAAAAACCTAACTTAGTTCTAGTTTATGGTGACACTAATTCAACATTAGCTGCAGCTCTCACAGCTTCTAAACTAAAATTACCCTTGGCTCATGTTGAAGCAGGGCCTAGAATGTTTGATAAAACAGTTCCTGAAGAAATTAATCGTGTTATAACAGATCATATTTCAACCCTCCTCTTCGCCCCAACAACAATTTCAATGGACAATCTTCATAAAGAAGGGTTGAATGAAGGTGTCTATCGCACTGGAGATGTTATGTTAGACAATTTCCTATATTTTTCAAAAATAGCAGAAAAGCGTTTAAATATTATGGAAAACTTAAATTTGTCCAAAAATGATTATATTTTATCGACCGTTCACCGAGCAAGGAATACGGATGATGCGGATAATTTAAAAAATATATGTAAAGCATTTTTAGAATTATCAAAGGAATATAAAATAGTTTTTCCAGTTCATCCACGCACTGTTAAATACCTAAATAAGTATGGATTATATAATAAATTAAAAAATGCAAATAATATTATGCTTATTGAACCTGTAAGTTATTTAGAAATGTTAATTTTAACAAAAAACGCTTATAAAATAATTACGGATTCTGGTGGTCTTCAAAAAGAGGCTTATTTTGCTAAAATTCCATGTATTACCTTAGATGACTCAACTGGATGGCCTGAAACTATTCAAGAAGGTCAAAATATTTTGGTTGCCCAAAAAAATGAAACTATTAATTACAAATATGTTGTCGATATTACAGAATCTTTTAAGTCTAAAAGCATGCACAAAAACACTTTCGGTGATGGGAAATCAAAAGACAAAATTGTAGGATTAGTAAATAATTTATTATAA
- a CDS encoding flippase → MEIDSFKFGKDILWISIFQIFYAFSGLITLPVLTKNYGAELYGLWAIILATVGLFTPILTLHLGTALIRYFSNDHDKNSISQAFSNILFTIIIIMVSVLILAIYYKYSISNFIFDSSIYSNYVPITFLWAGSTAIFSYLISYLRSQEKVKEISIIQLLWSFFKILMIIFISILDFSFYSLILSQIVVDILFSILVLLYIKKEIKIIIPNFKKMKQYLKFSIPQIPTGILLWLINSIDRYFISFFLGLTETGIYSASYSLGSMISLFYAPISFVIFPVISKFWEQNDKNNVKKYLENSLNMFLFLSIPASVGLFVLSKQVLNLLTTAEFIADSSLILMICLGTIFLGIYEINFYIILLDEKTQWMPFIILSSALINIVLNFILIPYIGIIGAALSTVVSYLLLALIVTVWSWKKINNKPDFKFISKVIISSIIMGIFISMFVNESILRITLLILSGAAIYFMSIILLRTFSYKEMKTFIKILKKLITQITSIK, encoded by the coding sequence ATGGAAATTGATAGCTTTAAATTTGGTAAAGATATTCTTTGGATATCTATATTTCAAATTTTTTATGCATTTTCAGGTCTTATAACTTTACCAGTATTAACAAAAAATTATGGTGCTGAACTATACGGCTTGTGGGCCATAATACTGGCTACCGTGGGGTTATTTACACCTATTTTAACTCTTCACCTTGGAACTGCATTAATACGATATTTTTCTAATGATCATGATAAAAATAGCATAAGTCAAGCGTTTTCAAATATACTGTTCACCATAATAATAATTATGGTGAGTGTATTAATTCTAGCAATTTATTATAAATATTCAATCTCTAATTTCATTTTCGACAGCTCAATTTATAGTAATTATGTTCCAATAACGTTCTTATGGGCTGGTTCAACAGCTATTTTCAGTTATTTAATTTCTTATTTAAGATCTCAAGAAAAAGTAAAAGAAATATCAATTATCCAGTTGTTATGGTCATTCTTTAAAATACTTATGATAATTTTTATTTCAATTCTTGATTTCTCATTTTATTCACTAATTCTCTCCCAGATTGTTGTAGATATCCTATTTTCAATATTAGTTTTGCTATATATTAAAAAAGAGATAAAAATCATCATTCCTAACTTCAAAAAAATGAAACAATACTTGAAATTTAGTATACCTCAAATACCGACAGGAATTTTATTATGGTTAATTAATTCAATTGACAGATATTTCATATCCTTTTTTTTGGGATTAACTGAAACCGGCATATACTCTGCATCTTATAGCTTGGGAAGTATGATATCTTTATTTTATGCACCAATAAGTTTTGTAATTTTTCCAGTAATTTCTAAATTTTGGGAACAAAACGATAAGAATAATGTTAAAAAATACTTAGAAAATTCATTAAACATGTTTTTATTTCTTAGTATACCTGCATCAGTTGGATTGTTTGTATTATCTAAACAAGTATTAAATCTTTTGACAACAGCTGAATTTATTGCGGATAGCAGTTTAATACTAATGATTTGTTTAGGAACTATTTTCTTAGGCATATATGAAATTAATTTTTATATAATACTTTTAGACGAAAAAACTCAATGGATGCCATTTATTATTCTTTCAAGTGCTCTGATTAACATAGTGCTAAATTTCATATTAATACCATACATTGGAATTATTGGAGCTGCCCTCTCAACAGTAGTTTCCTACTTACTTTTGGCTTTAATTGTCACCGTATGGTCTTGGAAAAAAATAAACAATAAACCAGATTTTAAATTCATATCAAAAGTTATAATTTCAAGCATAATTATGGGAATTTTCATTAGTATGTTCGTAAATGAAAGTATATTGAGAATAACTTTACTAATTTTAAGCGGTGCTGCCATTTATTTCATGTCAATAATATTACTCAGAACTTTTTCATATAAAGAAATGAAAACTTTCATTAAAATTTTGAAAAAATTAATTACACAAATTACTAGTATTAAATAA
- a CDS encoding nucleotide sugar dehydrogenase: MNWTEDLKRKINDRSVVVGIIGLGYVGLPLAVAFSRKYEVVGFDKNEDKIKLLEENKSYIEDIQDSEINLEKLHPTTSYEELTRCDFIIITVPTPLRADKSPDLSYIEMAGKSIGEMLKRGQFIILKSTTFPGTTEEYLIPILEEKSGLKSIKDFGVAYSPERVDPGNKKYKIENTPNVVGGLTPEFTEICAMLYEDITEKIVKVQDCKTAEAVKMIENIFRNVNIALVNELALIFDKMDIDIWEAIDAAKTKPYGFMPFYPGPGVGGHCIPLDPYYLSYRAKQFGIIPRFIETAGEINDFMPIHTVNLAKRGLKRMGKPIRGSKILILGLAYKGNISDTRESPAANVIEELKERGAELKVHDPYAKCIKTRFGHFYSEDLKESIKWAECAIIVTNHQDYIKLKYLEDKYDQGNILIIDSRNIFQQNREMNLENFYNL; this comes from the coding sequence ATGAACTGGACTGAAGACTTAAAAAGAAAAATTAATGATAGATCAGTTGTTGTAGGAATTATAGGATTAGGTTATGTTGGCTTACCTCTGGCAGTAGCATTTTCCCGAAAATATGAGGTTGTGGGCTTCGATAAAAATGAAGATAAAATAAAGTTATTAGAAGAAAATAAATCGTATATAGAAGATATTCAAGATTCTGAGATTAATCTAGAAAAGTTACATCCAACAACGAGTTATGAAGAGTTAACACGTTGCGATTTTATAATAATTACTGTTCCCACACCATTAAGAGCAGATAAGAGTCCTGATCTTTCATATATAGAAATGGCGGGCAAAAGTATTGGTGAAATGCTGAAAAGGGGACAATTCATCATCTTAAAAAGCACTACTTTCCCTGGAACAACAGAGGAATACTTAATACCCATTCTTGAAGAAAAAAGTGGTTTAAAATCTATCAAGGATTTTGGAGTTGCTTACTCACCGGAAAGAGTAGATCCTGGGAATAAAAAATACAAAATCGAAAACACGCCCAATGTCGTGGGGGGTTTGACTCCTGAATTCACAGAAATCTGTGCAATGTTATATGAAGACATTACTGAAAAAATAGTTAAAGTTCAAGATTGTAAAACCGCTGAAGCAGTTAAAATGATTGAAAACATTTTCAGGAATGTGAATATAGCATTGGTTAATGAACTAGCGTTAATTTTCGATAAAATGGACATTGACATTTGGGAAGCTATAGATGCGGCTAAAACCAAGCCTTATGGATTCATGCCATTTTACCCTGGACCTGGTGTTGGTGGACACTGCATACCTCTTGATCCTTATTATCTTTCGTATCGTGCTAAGCAGTTTGGAATCATCCCCCGGTTTATAGAAACCGCAGGAGAAATCAATGATTTTATGCCCATCCACACTGTAAATTTAGCAAAGAGAGGGCTAAAAAGAATGGGAAAACCAATAAGAGGTTCAAAAATTCTAATACTTGGACTCGCCTATAAGGGGAATATTAGTGATACACGAGAATCACCGGCAGCAAATGTAATTGAAGAATTGAAAGAGAGGGGTGCGGAATTGAAAGTCCATGATCCTTATGCAAAATGCATAAAAACAAGGTTCGGTCACTTTTATTCCGAAGATCTCAAAGAATCTATTAAATGGGCAGAATGTGCAATAATTGTAACCAATCATCAAGATTATATTAAACTCAAATATCTCGAAGATAAATACGATCAAGGTAACATATTAATTATTGATTCACGTAATATTTTTCAACAAAATCGTGAAATGAATTTAGAAAACTTTTATAATTTATAA
- a CDS encoding DegT/DnrJ/EryC1/StrS family aminotransferase has protein sequence MNIPFLDLKRQYLPIKEEIDEAIQRVVDSQNFILGSEVKNFEENLAKYCGAEHAIGVASGTDALLISLKAHGVSGDVITSPFTFFATAGAINNAGANPQFADINPESFNLDPEDLERKIKENEKITAIIPVHLYGQPADMEPIMEIAEDHDLIIIEDAAQSIGAQYHGKKIGSMNTTCFSFFPAKNLGCYGDGGIITTNDDELADKIRTLRVHGSKPKYYHHIIGYNSRLDSIQAAILSVKLKYIDKWNDMRISNAKFYNKYLKDVDGLKVPEVNSQNKHVFNQYTLRVSNGLRDDLQKFLAKKDISNAIYYPLSLHLQPCFSHLGYGKGSFPNSELASKEVFSIPVYPEISNNELEYVISQTLEFFKEGI, from the coding sequence ATGAATATTCCATTCCTTGATTTAAAAAGACAATATCTGCCCATTAAAGAAGAAATAGATGAAGCAATACAAAGGGTGGTTGATTCTCAAAATTTCATCTTAGGCAGTGAGGTGAAAAACTTTGAAGAAAATTTGGCGAAATATTGTGGCGCTGAGCATGCTATTGGAGTTGCAAGCGGTACCGATGCGCTCTTGATCTCACTTAAAGCACATGGAGTCTCTGGTGATGTGATAACCTCACCATTCACTTTCTTTGCCACTGCTGGTGCAATAAATAACGCCGGGGCTAATCCTCAATTTGCTGATATTAATCCAGAAAGTTTCAACCTTGATCCTGAAGATTTGGAAAGAAAAATTAAGGAAAATGAGAAAATAACTGCCATTATTCCAGTTCACCTCTATGGACAACCTGCAGATATGGAACCAATCATGGAAATAGCTGAAGATCACGATCTAATAATAATAGAAGATGCAGCACAATCCATAGGAGCACAATACCATGGGAAAAAAATTGGATCAATGAATACCACATGTTTCAGTTTTTTCCCTGCTAAAAATTTAGGATGCTACGGGGATGGAGGTATTATCACTACTAATGATGATGAACTAGCCGATAAAATACGTACTCTAAGAGTTCATGGTTCTAAGCCCAAATATTACCATCATATAATTGGATATAACAGCAGATTAGATTCCATTCAAGCAGCTATTCTAAGTGTTAAATTGAAATATATTGATAAATGGAATGATATGCGAATATCTAATGCAAAATTCTATAATAAATACTTGAAAGATGTTGATGGATTGAAAGTCCCGGAAGTCAACTCTCAAAACAAGCACGTATTCAATCAATATACACTAAGAGTATCTAATGGCCTTCGAGACGATCTTCAAAAGTTTTTGGCCAAAAAAGATATCAGTAATGCAATATATTACCCATTATCCCTTCATCTACAACCTTGTTTTTCTCACTTAGGATATGGTAAGGGCAGTTTTCCTAATTCGGAATTAGCATCTAAAGAAGTTTTTTCAATCCCAGTCTATCCAGAAATAAGCAATAACGAATTAGAATATGTTATCAGTCAAACACTAGAATTTTTCAAAGAAGGGATATAA